In Flavobacterium enshiense, the genomic stretch CGTTCAAGTCGGAGGTCGCGATGATTTCCTTGGATTTGGAATCAAGGGTTACCATTTTATTTCGGTTTTCGGTAGATCCGGAACCGAACACATATAATTTCCCATCGTATTCGGTTACCGCTTCAAAATCGGGTTTGTTTGCTTTTGGGATGTTTTCCGAAGGATTTTCAGCTAGCGGATATCGCTTTAATTCTTGGGTTCCTATTGCATATTCATACAGATAATTGCTGTTGTCGCCAATAATGTACAATTGGTTGTTATTAAAGATAAGTCCGGAGGCCGAGCCAATCCCAACAATTTGAAACAGTATTTCTAAGGTGAATTTATGCATGTCTTGTTTTTTTGGTTTAGCCCCGTCCCGATAGCTATCGGAGCAACGAAATCCTTTTTCCGGTGGCTGAGGGTCTCGAAGCCATCGGAAAAAGATACAGCGCACAGCGGGAAAAAGCTTCTAAAAATACTTATATTTACGAATATAAACTGAAAAAGATGGCAGTATTTAATCCCGACAATTTTAAAATTACCGTTCCTTTTTATATCAATGATTTTCCAACGGTATTGCAAACCCACCTAGATGACGACGAAAAAGAAGAGAAACTCGACAAGGTTCAGGCAAAGCTGAGCGAACTGCAGGACGCGATGTATGCCCACAACAGGTATGGAGTTTTAATCTGCCTTCAAGGAATGGATACCTCAGGGAAAGACAGTCTGATTCGGGAGGTTTTTAAAGAGTTCAATCCGCGAGGCGTGGTGGTACACAGTTTTAAAACACCAAATTCTACCGAACTGGAACATGATTATCTATGGCGCCATTATTTGGCTTTACCCGAAAAAGGGAAGTTTGCTGTATTCAACCGTACACATTACGAAAACGTATTGGTTACCCGTGTGCATCCGGAATATATTTTAAACGAAAACCTGCCCGGAATCGAAAAAGTAGAAGATATTCCTGCTGATTTTTGGGAAAACCGCTTTGAGCAAATCAATAATTTTGAAAAACACATCACACAAAACGGAACCATCATATTGAAGTTCTATTTTCATATGAGCAAGAAAGAGCAGCGCAAACGCCTGTTGCGAAGATTGGAAGAAGAGGAGCATCATTGGAAGTTTTCTCCCGGAGACCTGAAAGAACGCGAACGTTGGGATGATTATATGAAGTTTTATGAAGAAGCCATCAACAAAACCTCAAAACCGCATGCGCCTTGGTATGTGATTCCGGCCGATGACAAGGAAATGGCCCGTTATATGGTGGCTAAAATCATCTGGGAAGAAATGAAACAATATAAGGATATTAAAGAACCGGAATTGGACGAAAAAGTGAAAGCTAATTTTGCTTTATACAGAGAGCAGTTAAAGAAATAAAAAAAAACGCCTATCGCGGCGTTTTTTTGTTTTTCAACTTGCTGTTTTGATAGTTGTTGATTTTTTTAGAACTGAAACCGTATGCCAGACGCAGTGAAATCTGTCCCATGTCAAAACCTGAATAGTTTTCATAACGCAGACTGATATCGATATGTTTGGTCGCTATTCCAACTCCCGGTGCCCATAAAAAAGAATTTCCCAGTTCTTTGGTGACTCCGAAAGCCGCCCCGGCTTCCCCCAATACATAATACTGGTTACCTAAAAAGGACTTAAAGCCTAA encodes the following:
- a CDS encoding PPK2 family polyphosphate kinase, whose protein sequence is MAVFNPDNFKITVPFYINDFPTVLQTHLDDDEKEEKLDKVQAKLSELQDAMYAHNRYGVLICLQGMDTSGKDSLIREVFKEFNPRGVVVHSFKTPNSTELEHDYLWRHYLALPEKGKFAVFNRTHYENVLVTRVHPEYILNENLPGIEKVEDIPADFWENRFEQINNFEKHITQNGTIILKFYFHMSKKEQRKRLLRRLEEEEHHWKFSPGDLKERERWDDYMKFYEEAINKTSKPHAPWYVIPADDKEMARYMVAKIIWEEMKQYKDIKEPELDEKVKANFALYREQLKK